In Jatrophihabitans sp., one genomic interval encodes:
- a CDS encoding peptidase inhibitor family I36 protein — MRIKHLLAVASMGAAMVVAVAPPASAATGYDRCPSLRMCVFTGPNGSGAIAYFANGDANLGDSVGPVGMNNDIESIWNRSGHTWELFDGVGYSGTRWVSHPYVGHNNVIAAAANRVSSLRDT, encoded by the coding sequence ATGCGTATCAAGCATCTGCTCGCCGTTGCCTCGATGGGGGCAGCCATGGTCGTCGCAGTGGCGCCTCCCGCGTCAGCTGCGACTGGGTATGACCGTTGCCCCTCTTTGAGGATGTGCGTGTTCACCGGTCCCAATGGGTCTGGCGCGATTGCGTACTTCGCGAATGGAGACGCCAACCTCGGGGACAGCGTGGGGCCGGTCGGAATGAACAACGACATCGAAAGCATCTGGAACCGAAGCGGGCACACCTGGGAACTGTTCGACGGCGTCGGGTACTCCGGAACCAGGTGGGTGTCACATCCCTATGTCGGCCACAACAACGTGATTGCTGCTGCTGCCAACAGGGTGAGCTCGCTCCGCGACACCTAG
- a CDS encoding ABC transporter ATP-binding protein: MPPSPASSPSWLRRLTGYCMRHRFDLFGAFGSALAGALVLAAVPLIVKHVVDIVSQPVEPGLQRPSVAPWVALLVGAALLQYGLTFLRRFTAGRLSLDVQYDLRADVFKSLQRLDGAAQDALQTGQVVSRSISDVGLVQGLLSFLPVLTGNGLLFFISLFAMVWLSPVLTLVVLGIVPALWFIARLSGRDLFPANWSAQLQAGELVGQVEAAVTGVRVVKGFGQEHREVLELSRRARTLFAERMRVVRLQAKYSSALTAVPALGQVGVLLVGGWLALHGQITLGTFLAFSTYLGQMVGPVRGVTALLTIGQQARAGVERVLEVIDSSPEVRDPEDPRPLPDGPLGLRFTGVEFGYTRSNPVLRGLDLSIEPGETVAIVGGAGSGKSTLAMLVPRFYDVHSGSLSVGGVDVRQVRLAELRATIGMVFEDSFLFSDTIAANIAYGRPDASQERIVAAAEAAEAAEFIADLPQGYDTVVGERGLTLSGGQRQRIALARALLTDPRIMLLDDATSAVDPRVEAEILATLRQLIRGRTTVLIAHRRSTLSLADRIAVLEHGRVADIGSFDELMERCALFRLLLGGPGEDAEGIDAGELTSAEPVDSEVVDGVSTALWRPVESDPVEATSNRVRRAAETGAMGGGRGLFDAVPASEELLAKVAALPPATDHPGIDESAAQAADPRFSLRGLLKPLRLAFALGIGLIGLDAVLQLTLPLLIRTGIDRGVAERQSEVLFAVSAIALAVLLVDWAVSAAGQRLTGRTGERLLYTLRVKAFAHLQRLSLDYYERELGGRIMTRMTTDVDALSNFLQTGLSSALISLLTLIGVLFALLLLDAQLALVLVVALPILMVATIVFRRLSVPAYVEARERVSTVNAQFQENVAGVRVAQVFSREQHNADAFLGAARNYRNSRLRAQVYIATYFPFVQLLADLSGAAVLAFGAHRLAQGNLSVGSLIAFFLYLDAFFGPVQQLSQVFDGYQQASVGLSRLKDLLRTPTGTPEPPAPLPVPALRGEISLTDVHFAYLATAKPAVSGIDLHIPAGQSVALVGQTGAGKSTLVKLIARFYDPTAGVVEVDGRDLRELDLPGYRQHLGIVPQEAYLSPGSIRDAIAYGKPDATDAEVERAARAVGAHQMVATLSGGYRHQVGERGRNLSAGQRQLIALARAELVDPDILLLDEATAALDLASEALVTEATQRLSRHRTTVTVAHRLTTAARADRIVMLDDGRIIEDGSHQRLLAAGGSYARLWRSYLAGSDGSVIDGVADVAGPVPAEGAVVID, from the coding sequence GTGCCGCCGTCTCCTGCCAGCTCGCCGTCCTGGCTTCGCCGGCTCACCGGCTACTGCATGCGGCACCGGTTCGACCTGTTCGGCGCCTTCGGCTCCGCGCTTGCCGGCGCCCTGGTGCTGGCCGCCGTACCGCTGATCGTCAAGCACGTCGTCGACATCGTCAGCCAGCCGGTGGAACCGGGCCTGCAACGGCCGTCGGTGGCGCCCTGGGTGGCCCTGCTGGTCGGCGCCGCGCTGCTCCAGTACGGCCTGACCTTTCTGCGCCGGTTCACCGCCGGCCGGCTGTCCCTCGACGTCCAGTACGACCTGCGCGCCGATGTCTTCAAATCGCTGCAACGGCTGGACGGCGCGGCCCAGGACGCCCTGCAGACCGGCCAGGTGGTCAGCCGCTCGATCAGCGACGTCGGCCTGGTGCAGGGGCTGCTGTCCTTTCTGCCGGTGCTGACCGGAAACGGCCTGCTGTTCTTCATCTCACTGTTCGCCATGGTGTGGTTGTCGCCGGTGCTGACCCTGGTGGTGCTGGGGATCGTGCCGGCGCTCTGGTTCATCGCGCGGCTGTCCGGGCGTGACCTGTTTCCGGCCAACTGGTCGGCCCAGCTGCAGGCCGGTGAGCTGGTCGGGCAGGTGGAGGCCGCGGTCACCGGCGTCCGGGTGGTCAAGGGCTTCGGGCAGGAGCACCGCGAGGTGCTCGAGCTCAGCCGCCGGGCGCGCACCCTGTTCGCCGAGCGGATGCGGGTGGTCAGGCTGCAGGCCAAGTACTCCTCGGCGTTGACCGCGGTGCCGGCGCTGGGCCAGGTCGGGGTGCTGCTGGTCGGCGGCTGGCTGGCGTTGCACGGCCAGATCACCCTGGGCACCTTCTTGGCGTTCTCCACCTACCTCGGCCAGATGGTCGGCCCGGTACGGGGCGTGACCGCGCTGCTGACCATCGGCCAGCAGGCCCGGGCCGGCGTCGAGCGGGTGCTGGAGGTGATCGACTCCTCGCCCGAGGTGCGCGATCCGGAGGACCCACGACCGCTGCCCGACGGCCCGCTCGGCCTGCGGTTCACCGGCGTCGAGTTCGGCTACACCCGCTCCAACCCGGTGCTGCGCGGCCTGGACCTGAGCATCGAGCCGGGCGAGACGGTCGCGATCGTCGGCGGCGCCGGATCGGGCAAGTCGACCCTGGCGATGCTGGTCCCCCGCTTCTACGACGTGCACTCCGGCTCGCTGAGCGTCGGCGGCGTGGACGTGCGCCAGGTCCGGCTCGCCGAGCTGCGCGCCACCATAGGGATGGTCTTCGAGGACAGCTTCCTGTTCTCGGACACGATCGCCGCCAACATCGCCTACGGCCGCCCGGACGCCAGCCAGGAACGGATCGTCGCCGCGGCAGAGGCCGCCGAGGCGGCCGAGTTCATCGCCGACCTGCCGCAGGGCTATGACACCGTGGTGGGCGAGCGCGGCCTGACCCTGTCGGGTGGTCAGCGCCAGCGCATCGCGCTGGCCCGGGCGCTGCTCACCGATCCGCGGATCATGCTGCTCGACGACGCGACCAGCGCGGTCGACCCCCGGGTGGAGGCCGAGATCCTGGCCACCTTGCGCCAGCTGATCCGGGGCCGCACCACCGTGTTGATCGCGCACCGCCGCTCGACGCTGTCGCTGGCCGACCGGATCGCGGTGCTTGAGCACGGCCGGGTCGCCGACATCGGCAGCTTCGACGAGCTGATGGAGCGGTGCGCGCTGTTCCGGCTGCTGCTGGGCGGCCCGGGCGAGGACGCCGAGGGCATCGACGCGGGCGAGCTGACCAGCGCCGAGCCGGTGGACTCCGAGGTCGTCGACGGGGTCAGCACCGCGCTGTGGCGCCCGGTCGAGTCCGACCCGGTGGAGGCGACCTCGAACCGGGTGCGCCGAGCCGCCGAGACCGGTGCGATGGGTGGCGGCCGGGGGCTGTTCGACGCCGTCCCGGCCTCGGAAGAGCTGCTGGCCAAGGTCGCCGCGCTGCCGCCGGCCACCGACCACCCGGGCATCGACGAGTCCGCCGCCCAGGCCGCCGACCCCCGGTTCAGCCTGCGCGGGCTGCTGAAGCCGCTGCGGCTGGCCTTCGCCCTCGGCATCGGGTTGATCGGGCTGGACGCGGTGCTGCAACTGACCCTGCCGCTGCTGATCCGCACCGGCATCGACCGCGGCGTCGCCGAGCGCCAGTCCGAGGTGCTGTTCGCCGTCTCGGCGATCGCCCTCGCGGTGCTGCTGGTGGACTGGGCGGTCAGCGCCGCCGGCCAGCGGCTGACCGGGCGCACCGGCGAGCGGCTGCTCTACACCTTGCGGGTCAAGGCGTTCGCGCACCTGCAACGGCTCAGCCTGGACTACTACGAGCGCGAGCTGGGCGGGCGCATCATGACCCGGATGACGACCGACGTGGACGCGTTGTCGAACTTCCTGCAGACCGGGCTGTCCTCGGCGCTGATCAGCCTGCTGACCCTGATCGGCGTGCTGTTCGCGCTGCTGCTGCTCGACGCCCAGCTCGCCCTGGTGTTGGTGGTGGCGCTGCCGATCCTGATGGTGGCCACCATCGTGTTCCGGCGGCTGTCGGTGCCCGCCTACGTCGAGGCCCGCGAGCGGGTCAGCACGGTCAACGCCCAGTTCCAGGAGAACGTGGCCGGCGTCCGGGTGGCGCAGGTGTTCAGCCGCGAGCAGCACAACGCCGACGCCTTCCTCGGCGCCGCCCGCAACTACCGGAACTCCAGGCTGCGGGCCCAGGTCTACATCGCGACCTACTTTCCGTTCGTCCAACTGCTGGCCGACCTGTCCGGCGCGGCGGTGCTGGCCTTCGGCGCGCACCGGCTGGCGCAGGGCAACCTCTCGGTCGGCTCGCTGATCGCCTTCTTCCTGTACCTGGACGCCTTCTTCGGACCGGTCCAGCAGCTGTCGCAGGTCTTCGACGGCTACCAGCAGGCCTCGGTCGGGCTGTCCCGGCTGAAGGACCTGCTGCGCACCCCGACCGGCACGCCGGAGCCACCGGCCCCGCTGCCGGTGCCGGCGTTGCGCGGTGAGATCAGCCTGACCGACGTCCACTTCGCCTACCTGGCAACGGCGAAGCCGGCCGTCAGCGGCATCGACCTGCACATCCCGGCCGGGCAGTCGGTGGCCCTGGTCGGTCAGACCGGCGCCGGAAAGTCCACCCTGGTCAAGCTGATCGCCCGGTTCTACGACCCGACCGCCGGCGTGGTCGAGGTCGACGGCCGGGACCTGCGCGAGCTGGACCTGCCCGGTTACCGCCAGCACCTGGGCATCGTTCCGCAGGAGGCCTACCTGTCGCCGGGGTCGATCCGCGACGCGATCGCCTACGGCAAGCCGGACGCCACCGACGCCGAGGTCGAGCGGGCCGCCAGGGCGGTCGGGGCGCACCAGATGGTGGCGACGTTGAGCGGCGGCTACCGGCACCAGGTGGGCGAGCGCGGCCGCAACCTCTCTGCCGGCCAGCGGCAGCTGATCGCACTGGCCCGCGCCGAGCTCGTGGACCCCGACATCCTGCTGCTCGACGAGGCCACCGCGGCGCTCGACCTGGCCAGCGAGGCCCTGGTCACCGAGGCGACCCAGCGGCTCAGCCGGCACCGGACCACGGTCACGGTTGCGCACCGGCTGACCACGGCGGCCCGCGCCGACCGGATCGTGATGCTCGACGACGGCCGGATCATCGAGGACGGCAGCCATCAGCGCCTGCTGGCCGCCGGCGGCAGCTACGCCCGGCTGTGGCGCTCCTACCTCGCCGGGTCGGATGGCTCAGTGATCGACGGCGTCGCCGACGTAGCCGGGCCCGTGCCGGCCGAGGGCGCAGTCGTCATCGACTAG
- a CDS encoding cation diffusion facilitator family transporter, whose amino-acid sequence MNPTPATGHPHGGSQRGSQPHGSHSHGSHSHGSHSHGSHSHGSHSHGGPEADRRWLSAALAVIVVFLVCEVAVGLAVGSLALLTDAGHMLTDAAALAVAIVASGISQRPARGAYTYGFTRIDAISAQANGITLLLLAVWFSVAAVRRLFDPPDVPGAAVLIVALIGIAVNLLAVMLAARADRSSLNVRGALAHLITDLWAFVATAIAGAVMMLTGWTRADAVASLVVAALMVHSGVALVRSAGRVFLEAAPTGTDPGQVGRSMAAVPGVTEVHDLHVWDLGAGEPALSAHLVIDASYDCHEVARAVRLVLADTHRIDHATLQADHQHGDRPLVDDDCALGRHGPGYVGDAVDH is encoded by the coding sequence GTGAACCCCACGCCCGCGACCGGCCACCCGCACGGCGGCTCCCAGCGCGGGTCCCAGCCGCACGGCTCGCACTCGCACGGATCGCACTCGCACGGATCGCACTCGCACGGTTCGCACTCGCACGGTTCGCACTCGCACGGTGGGCCCGAGGCCGACCGCCGGTGGCTGTCGGCCGCGCTCGCGGTGATCGTGGTGTTCCTGGTCTGCGAGGTGGCGGTCGGGCTGGCCGTGGGCTCGCTGGCCCTGCTCACCGACGCCGGTCACATGCTCACCGACGCCGCCGCCCTGGCGGTCGCCATCGTCGCTTCCGGCATTTCGCAGCGCCCCGCCCGGGGCGCCTACACCTATGGCTTCACCCGGATCGACGCCATCTCGGCGCAGGCCAACGGCATCACGCTGCTGCTGCTGGCCGTGTGGTTCAGCGTGGCTGCGGTACGGCGGTTGTTCGACCCGCCGGACGTGCCGGGCGCGGCCGTGCTGATCGTGGCCCTGATCGGGATCGCGGTGAACCTGCTGGCGGTGATGCTGGCCGCCCGGGCCGACCGATCCAGCCTGAACGTCCGCGGCGCGCTGGCGCACCTGATCACCGACCTGTGGGCGTTCGTGGCCACCGCCATCGCCGGTGCGGTGATGATGCTGACCGGCTGGACCCGGGCCGACGCGGTGGCCTCGCTGGTGGTCGCGGCGCTGATGGTGCACAGCGGGGTGGCGCTGGTGCGCTCGGCCGGGCGGGTGTTCCTCGAAGCCGCGCCGACCGGCACCGACCCGGGCCAGGTGGGGCGCTCGATGGCGGCGGTGCCCGGCGTCACCGAGGTGCACGACCTGCACGTCTGGGATCTCGGGGCCGGCGAGCCGGCGCTGTCGGCCCACCTGGTGATCGATGCCAGCTATGACTGCCACGAGGTCGCCCGGGCCGTGCGCCTGGTGCTGGCCGACACCCATCGAATCGACCACGCCACCCTGCAGGCCGATCACCAGCACGGTGACCGGCCGCTAGTCGATGACGACTGCGCCCTCGGCCGGCACGGGCCCGGCTACGTCGGCGACGCCGTCGATCACTGA
- a CDS encoding GuaB1 family IMP dehydrogenase-related protein, with the protein MEFLNGLRPSHDLTYEDVFMVPRSSDVASRFDVDLSTSDGSGATIPLVVANMTAVAGRRMAETVARRGGITVLPQDIPVDVVAEVVGWVKQRDLVHETALTLAPTDTVSDALALLPKRAHGALVVVSQGRPVGVVTERDCAGADRFAQLSEVMSSRLLTLPAKTGAREAFDLLADEHRRLAPVVDCDGVLVGVLTRTSALRSTLYEPAVDAAGRLRVGAALGVNGDVRAKAERLLATGIDLLVMDTAHGHQHRMIEALAAVRELDPTVPVVAGNVVSAAGTVDLIEAGADIVKVGVGPGAMCTTRMMTGVGRPQFSAVLECAEAARALGKHVWADGGVRHPRDVALALAAGASSVMIGSWFAGTYESPGDLKVAADGRAYKDSFGMASARAVASRTSAESAFDRSRKALFEEGISTGRRYLDPQRPGVEDLIDAIIAGVRSSFTYAGARTIAEFAERAVVGVQSSAGYAEGRPLQSGW; encoded by the coding sequence GTGGAGTTTCTCAACGGCCTGCGGCCGTCTCATGACCTGACCTACGAGGACGTCTTCATGGTCCCTAGGTCCTCCGACGTGGCCTCCCGCTTCGACGTGGACCTGTCCACCAGCGACGGCAGCGGCGCCACCATTCCGCTGGTGGTGGCCAACATGACGGCGGTGGCCGGCCGGCGGATGGCCGAGACGGTGGCCCGGCGTGGCGGGATCACCGTGCTGCCGCAGGACATCCCGGTCGACGTGGTCGCCGAGGTCGTCGGCTGGGTCAAGCAGCGCGACCTGGTGCACGAGACGGCGCTCACGCTGGCGCCGACCGACACCGTCTCCGACGCCCTGGCGCTGCTGCCCAAGCGCGCTCACGGCGCCCTGGTGGTGGTGAGCCAGGGCCGTCCGGTCGGAGTGGTCACCGAACGGGACTGCGCCGGGGCGGACCGGTTCGCCCAGCTCTCAGAGGTGATGTCGAGCCGGTTGCTGACCCTGCCCGCCAAGACCGGCGCCCGGGAGGCGTTCGACCTGCTGGCCGACGAGCACCGCAGGCTGGCGCCGGTGGTGGACTGCGACGGGGTCCTGGTCGGGGTGCTGACCAGGACGTCGGCGTTGCGCTCCACGCTGTACGAGCCGGCGGTGGACGCCGCCGGCCGGCTGCGGGTCGGCGCGGCGCTGGGCGTCAACGGCGATGTGCGGGCCAAGGCCGAGCGGCTGCTGGCGACCGGCATCGACCTGCTGGTGATGGACACCGCGCACGGGCATCAGCACCGGATGATCGAGGCGCTGGCCGCGGTCCGCGAACTCGATCCGACAGTGCCGGTGGTGGCGGGCAACGTGGTGTCGGCCGCCGGCACCGTGGACCTGATCGAGGCAGGGGCCGACATCGTGAAGGTCGGGGTCGGTCCGGGCGCCATGTGCACCACCCGGATGATGACCGGCGTCGGCCGCCCGCAGTTCTCGGCCGTCCTGGAGTGCGCCGAGGCCGCCCGCGCGCTCGGCAAGCACGTCTGGGCCGACGGCGGGGTGCGGCATCCACGCGATGTCGCGCTGGCGCTGGCGGCCGGAGCCTCGTCGGTGATGATCGGCTCGTGGTTCGCCGGCACCTACGAGTCCCCGGGCGACCTGAAGGTGGCCGCCGACGGCCGCGCCTACAAGGACAGCTTCGGAATGGCGTCGGCGCGCGCCGTGGCCAGCCGGACGTCGGCCGAGTCGGCGTTCGACCGGTCCCGCAAGGCCCTGTTCGAAGAGGGGATCTCCACCGGCCGGCGCTACCTGGACCCGCAGCGGCCCGGCGTCGAGGATCTGATCGACGCGATCATCGCCGGCGTCCGGTCATCCTTCACCTACGCCGGCGCCCGGACGATCGCCGAGTTCGCCGAGCGCGCGGTCGTGGGGGTCCAGAGCAGCGCCGGTTACGCCGAGGGCCGGCCGCTGCAGTCCGGCTGGTGA
- a CDS encoding DUF5999 family protein produces the protein MSHFDNSPELDLGISSPHPVTRGACTHEPRCPDAHGLDRDAAHVIACHPEQGWSLLCNGIVLFEDSGEILPDGHCVQARRAELTAAALHRVA, from the coding sequence ATGAGTCACTTCGATAACTCGCCGGAGCTCGATCTAGGGATCAGCTCGCCGCATCCGGTCACCCGTGGAGCCTGCACCCACGAGCCCCGGTGCCCTGACGCGCACGGCTTGGACCGGGACGCCGCGCACGTGATCGCCTGTCACCCGGAGCAAGGCTGGAGCCTGCTGTGCAACGGCATCGTGCTCTTCGAGGACAGCGGTGAGATCCTGCCGGACGGGCACTGCGTGCAGGCTCGCCGTGCCGAACTGACCGCGGCAGCGCTGCACCGAGTGGCCTGA